A genomic stretch from Scheffersomyces stipitis CBS 6054 chromosome 6, complete sequence includes:
- a CDS encoding predicted protein has translation MQTINGLLSSIPFTAKSNDTLTYFLNVYKLNYRALMKLNEQSFKFPIESSKVLKLSISLGNLLKTLHNDEENYLEQSQSQRSFLTNLQNSSSNNVNNNNHHSNNNINTNSHQDYNPFNVASPVSPKHIINSPISAISGGVGTAGGAGSTGPGVQPLYQIKFVSNLLSILKNFDIGTPTNVVNSGSSQHSDLNSVNLKLHEMTSSNSTSTLTSHTTNGTASSSNASPIKLNSKQLLIEKLEINIKLDNLFIYRVLLQLLLQILSTLQGFIAVAAENASHSSGILASPASSGSSNDYAENSSIFSSNSLRSSESRNSAMTIDECIRTVQSIVARVSTGIVEPFIRLLIVELVENNVSRDFNKLVNSL, from the exons atgcaGACCATCAATGGGTTGCTTTCGTCGATTCCATTCACTGCCAAGTCAAACGACACCTTGACATACTTTCTCAACGTGTACAAGCTCAACTACCGTGCCTTAATGAAGCTCAACGAGCAGTCGTTCAAGTTTCCAATCGAATCCAGCAAGGTGTTGAAGCTCTCCATCTCCCTTGGCAATTTGCTAAAGACCCTCCACAACGACGAGGAAAACTACTTGGAACAGAGCCAACTGCAACGCTCTTTCCTCACCAATCTCCAGaatagcagcagcaacaatgttaacaacaataaccaTCATAGcaataacaatatcaatacAAACTCCCACC AAGACTACAATCCCTTTAATGTGGCATCACCCGTTTCGCCCAAGCATATCATCAATTCTCCTATCTCGGCAATCTCAGGAGGTGTAGGCACTGCTGGCGGTGCTGGATCCACTGGCCCTGGAGTTCAGCCATTATACCAGATCAAATTTGTCAGTAACTTACTCAGTATCCTCAAGAACTTTGACATCGGTACCCCTACAAACGTCGTGAATTCTGGCAGCAGTCAGCACAGTGACCTCAACTCAGttaacttgaagttgcacGAAATGACAAGCAGCAATTCTACATCGACGTTGACAAGTCACACAACTAATGGAACTGCCAGCAGCTCCAACGCTTCGCccatcaagttgaactccaagcagttgttgatcgagaagttggaaatcaacATTAAATTAGATAATCTTTTCATTTACCGCGTCttgttgcaattgcttTTACAGATCCTTAGTACTTTACAGGGATTCATCGCAGTCGCAGCTGAAAATGCAAGCCACAGCAGCGGCATATTAGCCAGTCCGGCCAGCAGTGGCTCCAGCAACGACTATGCTGAGAATTCTTCCATATTCTCGTCCAACTCATTGCGATCGAGCGAGTCGCGCAACTCGGCCATGACTATAGATGAATGCATAAGAACAGTGCAGCTGATTGTGGCCAGAGTGTCAACAGGTATAGTGGAACCGTTTATAAGACTCcttattgttgaattggTGGAGAACAACGTGCTGCGTGATTTCAATAAACTTGTCAACAGTTTATGA
- the TRM3 gene encoding tRNA (guanine-N2-)-methyltransferase (N2,N2-dimethylguanosine-specific<br>tRNA methyltransferase [~go_function RNA binding; tRNA (guanine-N2-)-methyltransferase activity~go_process tRNA processing), translated as MINVDDYAIIKEGKAEILTPKEDKVFYNPIQQFNRDLSVMAINAYVQLRNENKEEQNSKRRKVDLRAPKINILEALSATGLRAIRYGHEIAQVNKIVANDLLAEAVKSIDRNIEYNKLNHVLHSNQGDAIKYMNSSGEKFHVIDLDPYGTATPFLDSAIQAIEEDGMLLVTCTDAGVLAGAGYPEKCFALYGGNNFGSAFINSEANHEAGIRLILQMIASTAAKYKKSIEPMLSLSIDFYFRLFIKVRTRPIEVKQLSSRTMITYGCNGCGHKVLQPLGRVKGNKFQYPKLETVSSECRYCSSYYTVAGPMFLPPLHNHEFIDRILKINSASDKNVYGTTERIKGMLTLAKNELDAPFYFNLSSLASIFKSNPIPIQEFARAIGNAGYKLSLTHAKKNSVKTDAPWETVLAIQRAWLIDSNKKYLEENKDKPDLTDKQKDKVNHLQEDIAYNGNLGDHSTGRKLLEYFASAGSTTSSDEINFKDDNDQSEQLHKLRKVKMVRYQENPTKNWGPKARPSSK; from the exons ATGATCAACGTGGATGACTATGCCATAATCAAGGAAGGAAAGGCAGAAATCCTTACTCCCAAGGAGGACAAGGTCTTCTACAATCCAATCCAACAGTTCAACCGTGATTTATCAGTCATGGCCATCAACGCTTATGTTCAATtgagaaatgaaaa taaagaagaacagaacaGTAAACGTCGCAAGGTTGACCTCAGAGCTCCCAAGATCAACATACTTGAAGCCTTGAGTGCCACAGGATTGAGAGCCATCAGATATGGACATGAGATCGCACAGGTAAACAAGATAGTGGCCAACGATTTACTTGCTGAGGCAGTCAAGTCCATTGACCGTAATATCGAATACAACAAGCTAAACCATGTTCTCCATTCAAACCAAGGAGATGCTATCAAATACATGAATAGTAGTGGCGAGAAGTTCCATGTGATCGATTTAGATCCATACGGAACCGCTACCCCATTCCTCGACAGTGCTATACAAGCTATCGAAGAGGATGGCATGCTTTTGGTCACTTGTACCGATGCTGGAGTATTGGCCGGAGCTGGATATCCAGAGAAGTGCTTTGCATTGTACGGAGGTAACAACTTTGGAAGCGCTTTCATCAATAGTGAGGCTAACCACGAAGCTGGTATACGGCTTATTTTGCAAATGATAGCCTCAACCGCTGCCAAATATAAGAAATCCATCGAGCCTATGTTGTCGCTCTCTATTGATTTCTACTTCCGTTTATTTATCAAGGTCAGAACTCGTCCCATTGAGGTCAAGCAGTTGAGTAGTCGTACCATGATTACGTACGGGTGCAACGGTTGTGGACATAAGGTGTTACAGCCCTTGGGAAGAGTCAAGGGAAACAAATTCCAATACCCTAAGCTTGAGACTGTCAGCAGCGAGTGTAGATACTGTAGTTCATATTACACAGTGGCAGGACCGATGTTTTTGCCTCCATTGCATAACCATGAGTTTATCGACAGAATATTAAAGATCAATCTGGCCAGCGACAAAAACGTATACGGAACTACTGAGAGAATCAAGGGGATGTTGACGTTGGCCAAGAACGAACTCGATGCTCctttctacttcaacttgagcCTGTTGGCATCAATTTTCAAGTCCAATCCTATACCTATACAAGAGTTTGCTCGTGCCATCGGTAATGCTGGCTACAAGTTGTCACTCACACATgccaagaagaatagtGTCAAGACAGATGCTCCGTGGGAGACAGTTTTAGCGATCCAAAGAGCATGGTTAATCgattccaacaagaaataTTTAGAGGAAAATAAAGACAAACCAGATTTAACTGATAAACAAAAGGACAAAGTcaatcatcttcaagaagatattGCATACAATGGTAACTTAGGTGACCATTCTACAGGCCGTAAATTACTCGAATATTTTGCATCCGCTGGTTCCACCACTTCCAGtgatgaaatcaacttcaaagacGACAACGATCAGAGTGAACAACTTCacaagttgagaaaggTCAAGATGGTTCGCTACCAAGAAAACCCCACCAAGAACTGGGGACCAAAGGCTCGTCCTTCGTCGAAGTAA
- the CCE1 gene encoding cruciform cutting endonuclease (Cruciform cutting endonuclease 1, mitochondrial precursor) yields the protein MYHDTLLKYKSTSLNQLALLCGLPTKTNKRARVDCLVQGLNMVSKLHPKSPTILSVDIGIKNFSYCKVKLADLAEISEPSIVDKWAKVNLHDTYGSDYVPLLDLDTLIDSKRYINYICKRLVSDIVDTPDIVVMETQRTRSNNNAITLPNVLLNYTFENILYANLYNSLPKCVIVPMTSTSMINFWINRFVSKESLRKHSKSSKKIRSQLFFHWLGSSDGPFKLPAEVQDKKSLLKYLDLQKSDKIDDLVDSLLYNLTIRTQVSNQINLLRWIDKDLNEFIIRRNLSQLNHIYPLIQDLGLRWHEEFELYIDYFFRANNTLPKIIDENSICEFKKLSKLQ from the coding sequence ATGTACCATGACACCCTCCTAAAGTACAAGTCGACCTCTCTCAACCAACTCGCATTACTATGCGGACTCCCCACTAAAACCAATAAGAGAGCCAGAGTGGACTGTCTTGTGCAAGGCTTGAATATGGTCTCGAAGTTGCACCCAAAAAGTCCAACCATTCTATCCGTGGATATAGGgatcaagaacttctccTATTGCAAGGTCAAGTTGGCCGACCTTGCTGAGATCTCAGAGCCGTCCATTGTCGACAAATGGGCCAAGGTCAACCTCCACGATACATACGGTTCTGATTACGTGCCCTTGTTAGACCTTGATACTCTCATAGACTCTAAACGGTACATCAACTATATCTGCAAACGGCTCGTTAGTGACATAGTTGATACACCTGATATCGTTGTGATGGAAACTCAAAGAACGAGGTCCAACAACAATGCCATCACTCTTCCAAATGTTCTCTTGAACTACACTTTCGAGAACATTCTTTACGCCAATTTATATAACTCGCTTCCTAAGTGTGTGATCGTACCGATGACGTCCACCTCGatgatcaacttctggatcaaTAGGTTTGTCTCCAAGGAATCGTTGCGCAAGCACTCAAAATCCTCCAAAAAGATTAGGCTGCAGTTATTCTTCCATTGGCTTGGTCTGTCAGACGGACCATTCAAACTTCCTGCTGAAGTTCAAGACAAGAAGTCTCTCTTGAAATACTTGGATCTACAGAAGAGTGACAAAATTGATGATTTAGTTGATAGCTTGCTCTACAACTTAACTATTAGAACGCAGGTGTCGAATCAGATCAACCTATTGCGTTGGATCGACAAGGATTTGAACGAATTCATCATCCGTAGGAATCTTAGCCAACTCAATCATATATATCCGTTAATTCAGGATTTGGGCCTCCGATGGCACGAAGAGTTCGAGCTCTACATCGACTACTTTTTCAGAGCAAACAATACTTTGCCAAAGATCATTGACGAGAATTCAATATGTGAATTTAAGAAACTATCTAAATTGCAATGA
- the PCD1.1 gene encoding phosphopantothenoylcysteine decarboxylase — protein sequence LKPSQSVSFGDLDSQERSRRFTISAQPSVVNVTTQVPSRKTSMTTSSRKNSTNDVLSFLTTHLHGSNQHPMTSVSSANGAPVSVHGNTSSNNSSRVNSPTTVDPSSSALKSSFSFESGKENDSFRQKSPSPPPYARTLGPSGLASPASTTLNSQTQPIKITNSGNNSANVSRKGSMKKSNKTVVASPVGPPVPFQQYLSKEYDGKFHILLACTGSVATIKVPLIIDKLFQTFGASKISIQLVVTKSSVHFLRGLKIHNDVKIWRDEDEWVNYGEGTLNTTTASTSEANPANKKPKSPYDKLILHNELRRWADIMLIAPLSANTLAKIANGIADNLLTSIVRSWGPSTSGQIKKPILVAPAMNTFMYTHPITAKQLALIASPDYGIEVLKPVEKVLVCGDIGMGGMREWSELVDLLRRKASIIRAERKTRDEKLLAEEDEDGDEDEDEDEEDDDDGDDGDDDDDEDDEDEDEDEDEEDDEDEDDDDDDEVDEKYKDNTEREKTGKVTEESKKQDTDKFDDTNDNDEMIFEITDQEGE from the coding sequence CTCAAGCCCTCGCAGTCCGTATCCTTTGGGGATTTAGAcagtcaagaaagaagcagaagatTCACCATCTCAGCCCAACCTTCCGTTGTGAATGTTACTACACAGGTTCCCTCTAGGAAGACATCCATGACTACTTCCAGTAGAAAGAACTCCACCAACGATGTTCTACTGTTCTTGACTACTCACTTGCATGGGAGTAACCAACATCCAATGACATCTGTTTCTAGTGCGAATGGTGCTCCAGTCTCTGTTCATGGTAATACGTCGAGTAATAACTCTTCAAGAGTCAACTCACCAACGACAGTTGACCCATCTTCTTCGGCTCTTAAACTGTCTTTCTCCTTTGAGTCTGGTAAGGAAAACGATTCCTTCAGACAGAAGTCACCTTCTCCTCCTCCGTATGCAAGAACTTTGGGCCCTTCAGGATTGGCCTCTCCTGCTTCGACCACTTTGAACAGCCAAACTCAACCAATTAAAATCACCAATTCGGGTAACAATAGTGCCAACGTCTCTCGTAAAGGTTCcatgaagaagtcaaataAGACAGTAGTAGCTTCCCCAGTTGGTCCTCCCGTACCTTTTCAGCAATATTTATCCAAAGAGTATGATGGCAAATTCCATATATTGTTGGCTTGTACAGGGTCTGTTGCTACAATAAAAGTTCCTTTGATAATAGATAAATTGTTCCAGACCTTTGGTGCTTCTAAGATATCCATCCAATTGGTGGTGACAAAGTCTTCAGTTCATTTCTTACGAGGTCTCAAGATCCACAACGACGTTAAGATTTGGAGAGACGAGGATGAATGGGTTAATTATGGCGAAGGAACATTGAATACTACAACCGCTTCGACTTCTGAGGCTAACCCTGCCAAcaagaagccaaagagTCCATATGATAAATTGATATTGCATAACGAATTAAGAAGATGGGCTGACATTATGTTGATTGCACCCTTGTCAGCAAATACCCTTGCAAAAATCGCCAACGGCATTGCTGATAATTTATTGACTTCTATAGTTCGGTCTTGGGGTccttctacttctggtCAGATTAAAAAACCGATCCTAGTCGCCCCAGCCATGAACACGTTCATGTATACCCACCCAATTACTGCTAAGCAATTGGCGTTGATTGCATCACCAGACTATGGAATTGAAGTATTGAAACCAGTTGAAAAGGTTTTGGTATGTGGTGACATTGGCATGGGTGGAATGAGAGAGTGGTCAGAGCTTGTTGATTTACTCAGAAGGAAGGCGTCTATCATTAGGGCAGAAAGGAAGACAAGAGATGAAAAACTATTGGCAGAAGAGGATGAGGATGgggatgaagatgaagatgaagatgaagaagatgacgatgacggCGATGACGGcgatgatgacgatgatgaagatgatgaagatgaagatgaagatgaagatgaggaagacgatgaagatgaagatgacgacgatgatgatgaagtcGATGAAAAATATAAAGACAACactgaaagagaaaagactGGGAAAGTCACTGAAGAGTCAAAAAAGCAAGATACCGACAAATTTGATGACACTAACGATAATGATGAAATGATTTTTGAAATTACtgatcaagaaggagaa
- the SEC11 gene encoding Signal sequence processing protein (signal peptidase subunit~go_function serine-type peptidase activity~go_process proteolysis and peptidolysis), with protein sequence MNIRQQLTQFLSLAYVFTSAFVIWKSLGIITNSHSPIVVVLSGSMEPAFQRGDILFLWNRDQEAKVGDIVVYEIQGRNIPIVHRVLREHHNSDKQLLLTKGDNNAVDDLGLYAKKQKYLNQKTDLVGSVKAYLPKLGYVTILITENVYFKYGMLGLMCISTLLTNE encoded by the coding sequence ATGAATATCCGTCAGCAGTTGACCCAATTCTTGTCGTTGGCGTACGTGTTTACGTCAGCGTTTGTGATCTGGAAGTCTCTTGGAATCATCACAAATTCTCATTCGCCAATTGTCGTTGTGTTGTCTGGATCAATGGAACCAGCCTTTCAAAGGGGAGACATCTTATTCCTCTGGAATCGGGACCAAGAAGCAAAGGTTGGAGATATCGTAGTTTACGAAattcaaggaagaaatatCCCCATAGTTCACAGAGTATTGAGAGAACATCATAATTCTGACAAACAATTATTGTTAACCAAAGGTGATAATAATGCTGTAGATGACCTTGGATTGTACgccaagaaacaaaagtaCTTGAATCAAAAGACAGACTTGGTCGGCTCTGTTAAGGCATACTTGCCCAAATTGGGCTACGTCACAATCTTGATAACTGAAAACGTCTACTTCAAGTATGGTATGTTGGGTCTCATGTGTATCTCAACCCTCCTCACCAACGAGTAG
- the OAR1 gene encoding 3-oxoacyl-[acyl- carrier-protein] reductase (go_function oxidoreductase activity~go_process metabolism): MYRFRGHKAVITGGSKGLGKAISQKLASQGCSVVLLARSRDLLEQNVKELPKVTDSQQHSYLLVDLQSLSRESPSSKIYSQLANCFENTSILVNCAGITTRNLLSKSTSEEINTVIDLNLIAPIILSKLAYKPMLKKSRKLSRDTTEEINSPTILNISSVLSMTNISIPGTSIYAASKAGLLGFTRSLAAELGGRVRVNALMPGLIPDTEMGAATDLADKIQTVAMSAVVDQAVSIIGDNTLNGKCLLCDSTVQEM; this comes from the coding sequence ATGTACAGATTCAGAGGGCATAAGGCAGTGATAACTGGAGGTTCAAAGGGTTTGGGAAAAGCAATATCTCAGAAATTGGCTCTGCAGGGATGTTCGGTTGTGCTATTGGCCAGAAGTAGAGATTTACTTGAACAGAATGTAAAAGAGCTACCAAAGGTGACAGACAGCCAACAACATAGTTATCTACTTGTAGATTTGCAAAGCTTATCCAGGGAGAGTCCATCAAGTAAAATATACAGTCAATTAGCTAATTGTTTCGAGAACACTTCAATTTTGGTGAATTGTGCTGGCATAACGACGAGGAACTTGCTTTCAAAATCTACTAGCGAAGAGATCAACACAGTAATAGATTTGAATCTAATAGCTCCGATAATATTAAGCAAATTGGCTTACAAGCccatgttgaagaaatcaagaaagttaCTGCGAGATACCACAGAGGAAATCAATTCTCCCACAATTCTTAATATTTCCTCGGTGCTATCGATGACAAACATCTCTATTCCTGGAACATCTATTTATGCTGCCAGTAAAGCAGGTCTATTGGGCTTTACGAGGTCATTAGCAGCAGAATTGGGAGGAAGAGTAAGAGTGAATGCATTGATGCCTGGATTGATTCCAGATACTGAAATGGGTGCTGCCACTGATTTGGCAGATAAGATACAGACAGTAGCCATgtctgctgttgttgacCAGGCAGTGTCAATCATAGGTGATAATACCTTAAACGGGAAGTGTTTATTGTGTGATTCGACAGTCCAAGAAATGTAA
- a CDS encoding MCP-domain signal transduction protein — protein MAPRRTPSHSDSLSLSRCKRAVRPFISKVHSLYDLNQKYSSLLVHNFPLKEALSCFRPDSTAYSENEQSRKAYNEIKGDKRRKKADYIVPKSNIGIDSDNLDYSYEETDSEERASVSPIMQSTLLSRQVDAFVSPKDSFARLLSMKPFITVELYDSYVEVFQIFRNIVTSFISSNHPLDQNSSKIPRLSTLSSLKIGKMIALSTKSSFYKLNQALLFDPNTLPIYLKEVHNNLNDDIDYWFEVEPTIVIESYRLEFILGYFVHLVVFYSKSVLYCLMPVLIHWLFEQAQTDGPNSQVLFTIMNTMFSEYWSITSQDHSDIDCDTTVLLNGNDFRRTNTRSFWILFKIGYWSKFVHALGLQSNFSSSCNSSLILETMPVDDKINLEVINEIDSDLSERETLIHDIYGVIKANPQHPILNSVLVKLFTELLSETRSRVGRCTNIEDIEESLSDSYLQLNDFLNIWLGLSNESSLIFNSLYPGNELIFEATSMLLSFIKSKATRTHNRLVRLIDGPYSVDAEKVNQLVTDINTICKNSDMLMKCVDILRGYFLDNGKFTPYFPYSENEISRTILQILLCESCYASNRELNDFLLWLYERGELASLELAQSIFKRAYDDHDEFDDDDIEEIGCLLFP, from the coding sequence ATGGCACCGAGAAGAACACCACTGCATTCAGATTCATTAAGCCTTTCTCGTTGCAAGAGGGCCGTCCGACCGTTTATATCTAAAGTTCACAGTCTCTATGATTTGAACCAGAAGTACTCCTCATTGTTAGTTCATAATTTTCCCTTGAAGGAAGCCCTTTCTTGTTTCCGACCGGACTCAACAGCATATTCAGAGAACGagcaatcaagaaaagcatacaatgaaatcaaagGTGATAAACGACGAAAGAAGGCTGATTACATTGTTCCCAAGAGCAATATTGGCATAGACAGTGATAACTTAGACTACAGctatgaagaaactgaTAGCGAAGAGAGGGCCTCGGTTTCACCTATAATGCAATCAACGTTGCTTTCAAGACAGGTTGACGCTTTTGTCTCTCCAAAGGATTCATTTGCAAGACTTCTCTCAATGAAACCATTTATAACCGTTGAACTATATGATTCGTATGTTGAGGTGTTCCAGATATTTCGGAACATAGTAACATCCTTCATTCTGAGTAACCATCCTTTGGATCAAAACTCATCCAAAATTCCGAGACTATCAACCTTATCTTCGTTAAAGATTGGGAAAATGATAGCactttcaacaaaatcCTCTTTCTATAAACTCAATCAAGCATTACTATTTGATCCAAATACATTACCAATCTATTTGAAAGAAGTCcacaacaatttgaatgATGACATTGACTATTGGTTTGAAGTTGAGCCCACTATAGTGATTGAATCCTACAGGCTAGAATTCATTCTCGGCTACTTCGTTCACTTGGTAGTTTTCTATCTGAAACTGGTATTGTATTGTTTGATGCCTGTCCTTATTCACTGGCTCTTTGAACAAGCGCAAACTGATGGGCCAAATAGCCAAGTACTCTTCACCATAATGAACACAATGTTTTCTGAATATTGGTCCATTACGTCTCAAGATCACAGCGACATCGACTGTGACACTACTGTACTATTAAATGGAAATGATTTCAGGCGAACTAATACCAGGTCATTTTGGATTCTATTCAAGATTGGGTATTGGAGCAAGTTTGTTCATGCATTAGGCTTACAATCTAACTTCTCTTCCTCCTgtaattcttctttaatATTAGAAACCATGCCTGTCGATGATAAGATCAATTTGGAAGTGATAAACGAAATAGACTCCGACCTTTCAGAGCGAGAGACATTAATTCACGATATTTATGGAGTTATCAAGGCAAATCCTCAACATCCAATTCTAAATTCGGTATTGGTAAAATTGTTTACAGAGTTACTCAGTGAAACACGATCGCGGGTCGGTAGATGTACgaatattgaagatattgaagaatccTTGAGTGATTCATATCTTCAGTTGAATGACTTTCTTAACATCTGGTTAGGACTTTCTAATGAATCGTCATTGATATTTAACTCGTTGTATCCAGGTAACGAACTCATATTCGAAGCAACTTCTATGCTCTTGAGTTTCATTAAGTCTAAAGCGACTAGAACACATAACCGGCTCGTTAGGTTAATAGATGGGCCCTATAGTGTTGATGCAGAAAAAGTCAATCAATTGGTAACAGATATAAATACTATTTGCAAGAACAGTGATATGTTGATGAAGTGTGTTGACATTCTTCGAGGTTATTTTCTTGATAATGGCAAGTTTACACCTTATTTTCCATATAGTGAGAATGAAATTAGCAGAACTATCTTGCAAATACTTTTGTGTGAAAGTTGTTATGCATCGAATAGAGAACTTAATGACTTCTTGTTGTGGTTGTATGAAAGGGGAGAATTAGCTCTGCTTGAATTAGCACAATCTATTTTCAAGCGTGCTTACGACGACCACGACGAatttgatgatgatgacatCGAGGAAATTGGTTGTTTACTCTTTCCTTAA